A window from Aquabacterium sp. NJ1 encodes these proteins:
- a CDS encoding Mth938-like domain-containing protein, with translation MKLQPDRAEGVNIINAYTAGSVSVNGEAYTGSILVPPTGPVIPWDVNALSDLTQAHFERMAEARPELIIFGSGRQLRFPPPALLRPLMAARIGIETMDTAAAARTYNILVAEGRQVMAALLVHS, from the coding sequence ATGAAACTGCAACCCGACCGCGCCGAGGGCGTGAACATCATCAATGCCTACACGGCGGGCTCCGTGTCCGTCAACGGTGAGGCGTACACTGGCAGCATCCTGGTACCGCCGACCGGGCCGGTGATCCCCTGGGACGTGAACGCGCTGTCAGACCTCACGCAAGCCCATTTCGAGCGCATGGCCGAAGCCCGGCCCGAACTGATCATCTTTGGCAGCGGCCGCCAGTTGCGTTTCCCGCCGCCAGCGCTGCTGCGCCCCTTGATGGCCGCGCGCATCGGCATCGAGACCATGGACACGGCCGCCGCGGCCCGCACCTACAACATCCTGGTGGCGGAGGGTCGCCAGGTCATGGCCGCCCTGCTCGTCCATTCGTGA
- a CDS encoding peroxiredoxin, whose amino-acid sequence MTPALNKPLPEFEAVATGGVKFTPHAFVGQTVVLYFYPKDHTPGCTTEAMQFRDKHKEFVKAGAVVFGVSRDNLASHDKFKENLELPFELIADTEEKLCHMFGVVKNKIMYGKKVKGIERSTFLIGPDGVLREEWRGIKVAGHVDDVLKAVKDLKQEAA is encoded by the coding sequence ATGACACCCGCCCTCAACAAACCTTTGCCGGAATTTGAAGCTGTCGCCACCGGAGGTGTGAAATTCACGCCTCACGCCTTCGTGGGACAGACTGTGGTGCTGTACTTCTACCCGAAGGACCATACACCTGGATGCACCACCGAAGCCATGCAATTCCGTGACAAACACAAGGAATTCGTCAAGGCAGGTGCAGTCGTGTTCGGCGTATCGCGAGACAACCTCGCCTCGCACGACAAGTTCAAGGAAAACCTCGAGTTGCCCTTCGAACTCATTGCCGATACGGAAGAAAAGCTCTGCCACATGTTCGGCGTGGTCAAGAACAAGATCATGTACGGCAAGAAGGTCAAGGGCATCGAGCGCTCGACCTTCCTGATCGGGCCCGATGGCGTGCTGCGCGAAGAATGGCGCGGCATCAAGGTCGCCGGTCACGTCGATGACGTGCTCAAGGCCGTGAAGGACCTGAAGCAAGAAGCGGCCTGA